GGGCGTAACGCGCTAACAACATGGGTGAGGCCTAAAGCCTTCAAGGGCTGAACATGTTCTGGGCGAGGGCAAGCTCCGAGGGATAGGGTCGTGCTTATCTCGCTGTAGCGCTCGGGTACGGGGTCGAGATTGAAGTCGAGGTCTACTCCGATGAGCGCCAGTACCTGATTGAGCGCCTTGTCAAAGAATGTAGCCATGGGCGCAGATCGCCGCGGAACTAGGCCTGCGGCGGGTACAGCTCAGGCAGGGCCTGTTGAGCATTCTGTTGAGCCGGGTGTGGCCGCTGCGGACGCTGTGACCAAGCCTGTGCAAAGCTCTGTGGCGACCATCCGGCACGCGCATAAAGATGCCGACTGAGTTGGCGCAGCTGATGCCCTAGTGGGTGCGGGTCTAGGGCTTGGGCGAGGCCTAGTAAGCCTTGGCTACCTTCGTCTTTGCAGACCAGCCAGCCCTGTTCCCGACCCCAGATGTGCATGGCGCGGGCCAGGGCAGGGGCGTCCTGCGATCTGAGTGCCTGGGCGACCAGCTTGGCTGCGTGCCCGGAGCCGGCCTCTACTTCCGGCCCGCGCGGTTTACGCCAAAGCCATAGGGCCCCGCCTAGGAGTGTGAATAACCACCCTGCCACAGCCGCTAAGGCAGCCGATTGCCATATCCGCAAAGACAGCTCCTGCGCTGACTCGCTGGCTTCTACAGCGCCTGCGGGTGGCGGTGCACTGGGGGCTACGGGCTGGGATGCTTGCGCCATCGGTGAGTTTTGCTCGCTCGCAGGTGCTGGCAGTGTGGCAGCGCTGGCGACCTCAAGTTGCCGAGGCGCTAATTGGGCTTCTTCCCAGCGCCCGCTTTGAGTGTTGAACCAGGGCAGGCGCACGCCAGGCAGCTCCAGCGTTCCTCCGTGTTGAGGGATATGCACAAAGCGTTGAATGAGCTCGGCGCTGACTCCGCCATCGTTGCGCCTGGCGGTTTGGCTCTGCGCTTCCTCGCTGTAGCTTTGGGCCTGGCTGCGAGGAGGGCGCGGCCATTGAAGATCCGGTAGCTGGGTGTGCAGCTGGCCATCTACTCGCAGCCGGATCACGCGGGTGATCGCTTCCTCGGCTTGAGCTTGGCCGCCACTGGCCTCAATAGAGTCTTCGATGATGACCCCACTTGCTGGCAACCACTGCGCATCTGCACGTTGCTTGGCTGGCTGCACATCAATACGGATGTCAGGGGCGACGGCCGTGACGCGTCGGGTCGGCACACTCAGGCTGGGAAAGCGGCTGCGGCGGCTGCGATCTACCACCTGTCCACTGAAAATGGGGCCAGGGATGCGGAGTTCACCCGGTTTTTCAGCAAAGGCTACATATTGGCGGTCCAGTACCCGATAGCGTGTATTACCAATGAGCGCGTCGCCATCATTGGATTCGCTAATTTTCTCGATCACTAGCCCCGGAACTTCGGGGTCGGGTAAGCGCCCAGACTCCAGGTCACCTGCGACATAAACCTGCAGCCGTAATCGGATTTCGGCACCAACCCAGGTTTGTGGGTCATCGGTGATGAATTGCGCAAACACCTCAGCATTGGCCTTGGCTTGCGGATCCGGTGCTTGGATTGTGATTCGAATAGGCTCGAAGGCCTCTCCATCCAGCGCCGGAAGTTGCAGTAACTCCTCGCCGGGGCGGTTACTGATCAGCTGGATTTGCCAACTGCGCGTGCTGCTGACTTGGCCGTTGATGATCTGCGTTGACTGCGATTGGCTACGTTGCAGCTCGCGCATGCCCTTGGGCAGGGCCGGCAACTGTGGCTCGCTACTGCCTGCCGGAGATTGGCGCACAGTCAGCGTGAAAACCTCACCGGCCAACACGGGGTTGGGCCGAATCTCGGCGCTTACCGCAGCCGCGCTCGTGCCCCAGCTCAGCGCCAGGGGTAGGGCGAGCACTGCGCGGCTGAATCGTTTGAGAAGTGGGTGTTGAATACTCATGATTCGGGGTCTTTTTCAGCGGTGGGCGCACGCAGGTCCAAACGCCGGAAGCGCTCGCGGAGTAATCGAGCCGGGTCGCTATCGACACGGTTCAGCCATTGCCGGATCTGCCTCTCTGCCTCATCGGCTTGTTCCGGGTTGGCTTGGGGGTCGGTGAGGCTGGCCAATGGCTCTGCTGCGTCATCTGCCTCGCTCTGTTCAGCCTGGCTTTGCCCCTGATCCTGACGCTCTGCCTGCTCCTCTGGCTGAGTGTTTGGGGGCGGCTCTGTGCTCGCTTGGTTTTGGTCTTCGCTGGAGGCATTTTGGGCAGACTCTGAATTCTGCTCGTTTTGCTCCCCAGCCTTGTCCTCGCCTTCACCGCTTTGCTGCTGGTTCTCAGCAGACTCCGGCGGCTGACCTTCAGGAGGCTGACCGTCGTCGCCCGACTGCTGCTCTGAACCTTGACCGGAGTTGTCTTGCTCATTCTCTTGCTCATCCTGTTCACGCTGTTTCAGGACCTCTTGCAGCACCTGGTAGTTGTGTGCTGCCGCTTCGAATTCCGGGTGGTCTTCCAGTATCTGGGCGAAGCCCTCCAAGGCAGACTCCAATTGGTTGGCTCTGGCTAAAGCCAAAGCCGCGTTGTAGCGGTCGCTGAGGCTGGTGCCTTGGCTGAGTGCCTGCGCTGCAGCCTCGGGGCGGCCCTGCTCGAGTAGGGCTCGTCCTGCCCAGCTCGAAGGCAGTTCCTCCGCAGGTACCGACTCGGGGTCGTTAATCCAGCGCTGCACAGCTTGGCGCTTTGGGTTGGCCCACCAATCGCTATCGGCAGCGAGCGCCGTCTGCGGACGCCACGCTAGGCTCATACCCAGGGTCAAAAACATGATCAGAAGGCCGTTCTGACTCAGGCGCCAGGCTAGCCACAACGACAGTGGCAGCAAAAACCAGATGCCATCATCACGGGCGATTGTGGACTCTCGGGCCGGATCGGCTTGGTTTTGCCCTTGAGAGCCTGCGCCTAAATCTGCCCAGCGCTGGCTATCCCAATCACTGATACTGGCCCAGCGTCCTTGTCCGGCCTGCGCCAGTTCCTGGTGAGCCTGCTCGTCAACGGCAGCCATCAACAGTTGGCCCCGGCCGTCGGTGGCAAAGCGGCCATTGGCGAGGGGTATAGGCGCACCGCCGGTGGTGCCTACTGACAGCACATGCGTCTGTATTCCCTGCATCGCGAGTTCACGGGCAAGCTCGCGGGTGCCGGGTCTTAAGCCTTGATCCACCACCATCAATATATGCCGCTGGCCGCTTCCTTCCGAGAACATGCTCGCTGCCAAGCGTAATCCCGCCAGGGTGTTGTGCCCACCGCCAGGCATGAGGTCAGGGCTGAGGGCCTGCAGCAAATGGCGAAGGGTGGGCATATCTTCGGTCAAGGGGCTTACTCTGTAGGCCCGTGAGGCAAAGCTCACCATTCCCACCCGTTGATCATCCTGGGCGAGCAGCCATTCCTCCAGGCTCAGCCGAGCTCGGGTGAGACGATCCGGACTGAGGTCCGTGGCGCGCAAGCTAGGAGAGAGGCCCAGGGCAATCACCGCCTCACGTGATGGCGGTACGGTAGGAACCTCGGTTTGGCCAAAGCTGGGGCCGGCCAGCGCTAAAACGGCGCAAACCCAGGCCAGCCCTAAACTCAATGCCTGCAGCCATCCCCGGCGCTGAGACTGCGTGGGTTGTGTGAGCACCGCGGCGCGTAGTTCAGGAGCAATCACGGCGTCCCAGGGGCTGCTTTGGCGCCGCCGCCGGCGTGTGCGCAGCAGCCACAACAAGGCCGGTGTTGCCGCCAATAGCCACAGCGCTGCCGGGCGGAGCAGAGTGACATCTGCTGGCCACATCATCCTCGGTGAACCTCGCGCAGTAGTTGCAACACTGCAAATAGCAGTGCGGCTACCAATGGCCACCAGAAAAACTCGCGTGGGGGTAGGCGATACTCTTCGGCAATGGCCTGAGGTTCGATGCGATTAAGCTGCGCGTAAACCTCCGCCAAGGAATCGCCCCCTTGCGCCACCAAGCTTATTCCTCCGCCAATGGTGGCCAGCCTTTGCAACTGTTCCCGATCCAGTCCACTTCCCAGCAGGCGACCAAACAGCCCCCGGCCGCGTGGTTGATCGCCAGATAGGCCGATAGTGTGAATGCGAATACCGGCGTCGGCGGCGAGTTGTGCGGCCTGTTCTGGCGTGAGTTGGCCGGCGTTGTTTTCGCCATCGGTGAGCAAAACAATGACTCTTTCGTCGGCTTGACTCGCATCCAGTAAATGCTCGGTGGCAACAGCGAGTGCGTCGCCAATAGCGGTTTTTTCACCGGCCAGTCCGACTTCAGCCTCACGCAGCATGTCTGCGGCGGTGGGCGTGTCCAGGGAGAGAGGCGTATACAAATGGGCGGTTTCGCCAAACAGAACCAAACCAATGCGGTCACCGCGCCGGCTGCGCAAAAACTCACCTGCGGCGGCCTGTACGGCCTGCAAGCGTGTGCGCACGGCGCCGTCCCAGATCACATCTTGCTCGTTCATCGAGCCAGACAGGTCCACAGCAAGCATTAAGTCTCGGCCTTCCGCCGGTAGGCGGATGGGATCGGCGGGAAGGACCGGCCGCATGAGGGCCACAACGACGAGGCTCCAACACAGCCAGAGTAACCAGGGTGTGGGCTGTGAGTCCGTCGTGCGCGCCGCACCAAGATCCGACGGAAGCCCTGGCAGGCGCAAGGCGGACACCGGCTGATCGCTAGGTGCGGCAGAGTTTAGTAAACGACGCAGCAGCCAAGGCGCCGGCCAGAGCAGCGCGAGCCAGGGCCAAACCCAACTGAGTTCTTGCCAAAGCGTAGTGCTCAACATTGGCGAATCCATCGCTTGGCGGCCTGCCAGTCGGTCTGGTCTAGCTGTACATCTGGTCGGTGCCCAGCACTGCTCAGCCGTTGGGCGGTGGCTTGATCTAAGGTCTGTAAGTGCTCGGCAAAGGCAGCGTCGCCGAGGCTGGCGACTTGAGGCCCAAGGCGGTAACGCGCCACGCGGCGCAGCAGACTAGACAATCCGGCGACATCGTCAGCATTGCGGCATTGCTGCCAATGCCGCAAGGCCTCACGCCGCCACGCTTGGCGTTGCCAACTGCGCCGCAGCCACCATAGGCCAAGTGTAAAAATGACAAATAAAGCCACCAATACGGCCCAGGCGGCGATGGAGGGCGGCCAGGCGCTGGGTAGCTCTGGCGTCATCGGCCCGTAGAGCGCTTCCATCCACGCGTTTGGCTCCTGCGTCATGGGCTGGCCACCAAATGGGGAGCGAGTTGCGCCAGGGCGGTGTGTTCGGTGCTCAGTGGCAGAACCAGGGCTCTGGCCGAACGGGCTAAGTTTTCCCAGGCAGTTTGCTGCTGCGCGTAGTGGGCCCGCCACGCCACACCATCTTGAGCAAAGTCTAGCCACACAACCTCGTCGCCATACTGCAGAGGAAACTGGCCCTGGGGGGGCGGCGAGGTCTCCAGCGGGTCTGTGATGGGCAGCAAAATGAGCTGGTGAGCGCGCATGGCCTCAGACCAGCTACGAATGCCGTCCTGATCCAGGCCGCGAAAATCGCTGGCGATGATGACAATGGCACCGGGTCCCAGGCTGCGCCGAGCATGTTGAGCGAGCTGCGACCAGCTGGTGCTGGCATCGGGTGCGCGCGTAGACCGCGCCGCGGTTGCATGACGCAGCCATGGCAGTAGTCCTGGAGCCCCGAGCCGAGGTTTGCAGTCGTGTAGAGCCTCATCCCAAACAATGCCGCCTAGGCGTTCTCGGCTATGTGCCGCAGTCCAACCCAGCAGGCTGAGCGCCTGCGTGGCAAGTACCGACTTGAACTGGCGCTGCGAGCCAAACTGCATACTGCTACGTCGGTCTAAGATGAGATGAACAGGCTGCTCATGCTCTTCTTTGAACAGCTTCACATGCATTTCGCCCGTTCGGGCCGTCACCCGCCAGTCGATGAAGCGGGGCTCGTCTCCGGGCTGATAACTGCGGTGTTCGTCAAAGGTCATCCCGCGCCCGCGCAGCCTGGGCACGTTGCCAGGGGTGGCCGGTAGCGGACGCAGGCCCAAGCGGCGCAAGGCAAAACGCCGCGCCGGGTACTGCAGCGCTAATAGTTCTTGAATGTCGCAGGCCGTGGGCGACATGGGTGTTAGGCGACGGGAACGACTTGCAATAAGCGGGCTATGACGGCATCACTGTCCAGGCCTTCAGCCTCAGCTTCATAGTGCAGGATGAGCCTGTGGCGCAGAACGTCGGGAGCAATAGCCTGGACGTCATCGGGGGCAACATGATCGCGGCCGTGGAGCCAGGCATGGGCGCGGGCACAGCGCTCCAGGGCAATACTTGCGCGCGGGCTGCCGCCATGCGCGATGTAGTTGCCTAAGTCGGCTCCGTAGCGCTCAGGACTACGTGTGCTCAGTATCAACTCGACAATATAGTCTTCGACGGCATCGGCAAGATGGAGCTCCAGGATCTCCTGGCGGGCTTGTTCGATTTGCGCCGAAGACAGCTGCGGCGGGGCGGCCGCTACGCTGTGTTTGGCCTCATTGCGAGCCAGACGCAAAATGGCGCGTTCGCTGGCGGCATCAGGGTAATCCACACGCACTTTCATCAAGAATCGGTCCATCTGCGCCTCAGGCAGTGGATAGGTGCCTTCCTGCTCCAGAGGGTTTTGGGTGGCCATCACGAAAAAGGGCGTGGGTAACTGATGGGTCGTTTGACCAACAGTGATCTGTCGTTCGGCCATGGCTTCCAGCAGTGCGGACTGCACTTTGGCGGGTGCCCGGTTGATTTCATCTGCCAGTAGCAGGTTATGAAAGAGTGGCCCGCGAACGAACTGGAAATTGCCTTCGTCGGGTCGGTAAACATCGGTGCCGATGAGATCTCCGGGCAGCAGATCTGGGGTGAACTGCAAACGATGGAAATCCGCCTCCAGGCCAGAGGCCAGGGCTTTAATCGCCGTGGTTTTGGCCAGTCCAGGGGCGCCTTCCACGAGAAGATGCCCATCGGCCAGCAGGGCAATCAGCAGGCGCTGCACCAGATTGGCTTGCCCGAGGATGTGGGATTGGAGGTGGTTGTCTAGCGTCTGAAAGGCGTTGCGAACCGACATAAGATCCTAAGCGTGTACAAATGCATGAGCAGGCAAGCCCGCCAATATAGCGACTATGGATGGGCGGAGGCGGCCAAAGTTCCCCAGCGCCATAAACAAGCACGGCCCCGTAGGGCCGTGTGACTAAGCTCTATTGTGCGTCATGAAGCAGAGTGCGCTGGGCACTCTGCAACCATGAGGCTTATCGAGCAAGTTACTCCTTGGCGAAATCGTAGCGAATACCGGCGTAGATTTCGTCTAACTCCAAGGTGTTGTAGTTGTCGTAATTCAACACGGCAGCCCATTGGCCGAAGCGGTAAGCCACGTTCAGTCCCAAAATTTGCTCGGCGTCATCACCAGTGCCGGGGAACTCATCATCGAAGGCACGGTATTGGTAACGAGCGGCAAGCTCCAAGTTGGTGTAAACCTCGCCACGGAGGCCAACATGGGCGCCAAAGCCTGAGGTGTCGCCGGTGCCATTTGCATTAAAGGCTTTGGTTTGCGCGCCTGGACACACAATGATGACCTCGCAGATCGCTCCGATGGGGTCGAAGCCACCGCCGCCATCATCGCCATCGTCATTGTTGTCCGAGTCAGGGTTTTGGCTGCCGCTAGCTCCGCGGCCGCCTAAATCAAGCATTTCGTAACTGAGTCCGCCAAAGACTTGGTACTTTCCGGACTCTACCAAGGGGTAAGCGTAGCCAGCGCCAAAGCTCAGAAAGTCGATCTCCGCAGTGGCGCCCGCATCATTCTCAAGCTCGCGTGACGAGTAGGCGGTCTGCAGATACACATTGTCCCAGACGTTGTAGAACAGTTCGGCGCCAAAACCGTCGCCATCAGCTTGGTCGCTTTCAGAATAGGTGTATTGCAGCGTGAGATTGTTGAAATCTAAACCATGGTCGGATGCGGTCACAGCTAAGCTGCCCGCCGCCAATACCGTGGCGGTCAAAAGACGAATGCTCAAGGGTTGCCTCCCGAGTACTAAAGACAAAAATCGATATGAACGGCGGCGCTTCAGCTGCGCTCGCTTGGGGAGCAATAATGCCTGAGTACGAAGCCCGGTGGGATACGCTGCAGGTGTAGGAATGGTCGGGGTGACAGGATTTGAACCTACGACTTCCACCTCCCGAAGATGGCGCTCTACCAGGCTGAGCTACACCCCGACGTAATTCCTAAGGCAATGTCGCCGGTTTAAGCTTTGCGGCGCGCCGCGAAATGGGCAAGCTCGATCAAAGCTTCGCGCGCAGCGCCTTGAGGAAAGCCCTCGGCAATTTGGGCGGCGCGGGAAGCCGCCTCTTCAGCGCGGCGCGCAGTATAGGCGATGCCTCCGGTCTCGGCAATGGCCGCTTGGGCCTCGGCCCAAGCCTCGCGCCCCTGCTTTTCAATGCTGGCTATGAGCGTATCGCGGCGTTTCTCTGGCAGTTCGCGCAGAGCATGAATGAGCGGCAATGTATATTTGCCTTCGGCTAAATCGTCGCCGGGGTCTTTACCCATTTCGCCAGCGCTGGCGGTGTAATCCAGACTGTCGTCGGCAAGCTGAAAGGCAAGCCCGAGCTGGTCGCCGTACTCTGCATAGCGCCTGGCCTGTTCGGCACTTGCGCCAGCTAGGAGGCTGGCACATTCCACCGCAGCTTCGAACAAAACTGCGGTTTTTCGGCGGCAGACCTCTAAATAAGTTTGCTCTGTAATGTCGGCCTGATGCGACAGCATCAGCTGCATCACTTCGCCCTCGGCGATGCGATTGGTCGTGCGGGCAAGAATTTGGAGCACACCCATGTGGTTCAGCGTGACCATGAGCTCGAAGGCTCGGGAGTACAAAAAATCGCCGGTGAGTACGCTGGCAGCGTTACCCCACAAGGCATTTGCGGTTTGTTGCCCGCGCCGCATGCCAGAGTTATCCACCACATCATCATGCAATAAGGTGGCGGTGTGAATGAATTCCACGACCGCAGCCATTGTGGTCTGCGCTGGGGCATCGGGGGCGATGGCGCGCCCAGTCAGCAAGGTGATGGCGGGACGTAGGCGCTTGCCGCCGCTACCGACAATATGGCGTCCCATCTGTTCGATGATCACCACGTCGCTGTTCAGGTTGTCCACAATAAATGCGTCCAATGCGGCCATATCGGCCTGTACTGGCGCTAGGAAATCCAATGCCACCATCGTGTCCGGCAAAATTGAGCGAGGATAAGCGTAGCAGGTGAGCAAGAGTTCTGGCGTGGTCCCTTGACGAACTCCTGAATTGCAGAGGATAATGCGCGGCTTCGTTAAAGAACTACCACGGGATTGTGACGATGTATGCCGTCATTGAAACCGGGGGCAAGCAGTACCGCGTGTCTCCCGGCGATATTCTCAAAATTGAGCGCCTGCCGGCCGAAGCTGGCTCCAGTGTGACCTTTGACCGCGTGCTGATGATCGGAGGCGATACGCCCAAGATTGGATCACCTGTGGTTGAGGGTGGCAAAGTGACCGCTGAAGTGCAGGAGCACGGCAAGGGCGATAAGGTCACCATTATCAAATTTAAGCGGCGTCAAAAGTACCGTCGGAAGCAGGGTCATCGCCAGATGTACACCCAGGTCCGTATCACTGACATCAGCGCCTAAGCTTCAGGAGGTTAAACACTCATGGCACATAAAAAGGCAGGCGGTAGTACTCGTAACGGCCGCGATTCAGAATCCAAACGACTAGGCGTTAAGCGCTTCGGCGGCGAAATGGTCACGGCTGGCAGCATCATCGTGCGCCAACGTGGGACCCGTTTCCGCCCTGGCAGCAACGCTGGTATGGGAACCGACCACACCATCTACGCCAAAGTTGATGGGCGGGTCGAGTTTCAAATCAAGGGCGCCCAAAAGCGCAAAACCATCGCTATTGTTCCCGCCGCTGAATAATCAGCTGCGAACCTTGACACTAAAGCCTCGCCCCAGGGCGGGGCTTTTTTATGCGCCTGAACCATGAAATTTGTCGATGAAGCCATAATCTCGGTCCAAGCTGGCAACGGCGGTGCCGGGGCGGTCAGCTTTCGCCGCGAAAAGTACATCCCTCGTGGTGGTCCTGACGGCGGTGATGGTGGAGACGGGGGTAGCGTATGGCTAGAAGGTCTAGAGGGCCTGGCGACCCTGTCGGAATTTCGCGTTCAGCGGCGCTTTGCAGCGGGTAACGGCCGGCCGGGATCGGGGCGCAACAAGACCGGCCCCAAGGGCGCGGACTGTGTGGTGGAAGTCCCTTGTGGCACCTTGGTTTACGACCATGCTTCGGATGAGCTCATTGGCGAAGTGTTAAGCCATGGTCAGCGTTTGAAGGTGGCCCAAGGGGGATTTCACGGTATTGGTAACGCGCGCTATAAAAGCAGTACCAACCGGGCTCCACGGCAGAGCTCTCCGGGCACACCCGGAGACCAGCGTAAATTGCGTTTGGAGCTGAAATTGCTCGCCGACGTTGGGCTCTTGGGTTTGCCCAATGCGGGGAAAAGTACCTTTCTAGCTGCCGCATCTGCTGCCCGGCCTAAGATTGCGAACTACCCCTTCACCACCTTGCA
This genomic interval from Oceanococcus sp. HetDA_MAG_MS8 contains the following:
- the obgE gene encoding GTPase ObgE, translating into MKFVDEAIISVQAGNGGAGAVSFRREKYIPRGGPDGGDGGDGGSVWLEGLEGLATLSEFRVQRRFAAGNGRPGSGRNKTGPKGADCVVEVPCGTLVYDHASDELIGEVLSHGQRLKVAQGGFHGIGNARYKSSTNRAPRQSSPGTPGDQRKLRLELKLLADVGLLGLPNAGKSTFLAAASAARPKIANYPFTTLHPQLGIVDFPDRAGYSIVDIPGLIEGAAQGAGLGVQFLRHLSRTRVLLHLVDASNEPGVPDIQEQIRTIEAELAQFDSGLLKGRPRWLVLNKIDVLNESDRAQALALAQTLAQRVFTISAATREGVPDLLNHIASWLQDLRAEDAAPDPDAPAPEPPHTGDPREA
- the rpmA gene encoding 50S ribosomal protein L27, translated to MAHKKAGGSTRNGRDSESKRLGVKRFGGEMVTAGSIIVRQRGTRFRPGSNAGMGTDHTIYAKVDGRVEFQIKGAQKRKTIAIVPAAE
- a CDS encoding DUF4381 domain-containing protein; translation: MTQEPNAWMEALYGPMTPELPSAWPPSIAAWAVLVALFVIFTLGLWWLRRSWQRQAWRREALRHWQQCRNADDVAGLSSLLRRVARYRLGPQVASLGDAAFAEHLQTLDQATAQRLSSAGHRPDVQLDQTDWQAAKRWIRQC
- a CDS encoding outer membrane beta-barrel protein codes for the protein MSIRLLTATVLAAGSLAVTASDHGLDFNNLTLQYTYSESDQADGDGFGAELFYNVWDNVYLQTAYSSRELENDAGATAEIDFLSFGAGYAYPLVESGKYQVFGGLSYEMLDLGGRGASGSQNPDSDNNDDGDDGGGGFDPIGAICEVIIVCPGAQTKAFNANGTGDTSGFGAHVGLRGEVYTNLELAARYQYRAFDDEFPGTGDDAEQILGLNVAYRFGQWAAVLNYDNYNTLELDEIYAGIRYDFAKE
- a CDS encoding polyprenyl synthetase family protein produces the protein MVALDFLAPVQADMAALDAFIVDNLNSDVVIIEQMGRHIVGSGGKRLRPAITLLTGRAIAPDAPAQTTMAAVVEFIHTATLLHDDVVDNSGMRRGQQTANALWGNAASVLTGDFLYSRAFELMVTLNHMGVLQILARTTNRIAEGEVMQLMLSHQADITEQTYLEVCRRKTAVLFEAAVECASLLAGASAEQARRYAEYGDQLGLAFQLADDSLDYTASAGEMGKDPGDDLAEGKYTLPLIHALRELPEKRRDTLIASIEKQGREAWAEAQAAIAETGGIAYTARRAEEAASRAAQIAEGFPQGAAREALIELAHFAARRKA
- a CDS encoding DUF58 domain-containing protein gives rise to the protein MSPTACDIQELLALQYPARRFALRRLGLRPLPATPGNVPRLRGRGMTFDEHRSYQPGDEPRFIDWRVTARTGEMHVKLFKEEHEQPVHLILDRRSSMQFGSQRQFKSVLATQALSLLGWTAAHSRERLGGIVWDEALHDCKPRLGAPGLLPWLRHATAARSTRAPDASTSWSQLAQHARRSLGPGAIVIIASDFRGLDQDGIRSWSEAMRAHQLILLPITDPLETSPPPQGQFPLQYGDEVVWLDFAQDGVAWRAHYAQQQTAWENLARSARALVLPLSTEHTALAQLAPHLVASP
- a CDS encoding BatD family protein — protein: MSIQHPLLKRFSRAVLALPLALSWGTSAAAVSAEIRPNPVLAGEVFTLTVRQSPAGSSEPQLPALPKGMRELQRSQSQSTQIINGQVSSTRSWQIQLISNRPGEELLQLPALDGEAFEPIRITIQAPDPQAKANAEVFAQFITDDPQTWVGAEIRLRLQVYVAGDLESGRLPDPEVPGLVIEKISESNDGDALIGNTRYRVLDRQYVAFAEKPGELRIPGPIFSGQVVDRSRRSRFPSLSVPTRRVTAVAPDIRIDVQPAKQRADAQWLPASGVIIEDSIEASGGQAQAEEAITRVIRLRVDGQLHTQLPDLQWPRPPRSQAQSYSEEAQSQTARRNDGGVSAELIQRFVHIPQHGGTLELPGVRLPWFNTQSGRWEEAQLAPRQLEVASAATLPAPASEQNSPMAQASQPVAPSAPPPAGAVEASESAQELSLRIWQSAALAAVAGWLFTLLGGALWLWRKPRGPEVEAGSGHAAKLVAQALRSQDAPALARAMHIWGREQGWLVCKDEGSQGLLGLAQALDPHPLGHQLRQLSRHLYARAGWSPQSFAQAWSQRPQRPHPAQQNAQQALPELYPPQA
- a CDS encoding VWA domain-containing protein, coding for MLSTTLWQELSWVWPWLALLWPAPWLLRRLLNSAAPSDQPVSALRLPGLPSDLGAARTTDSQPTPWLLWLCWSLVVVALMRPVLPADPIRLPAEGRDLMLAVDLSGSMNEQDVIWDGAVRTRLQAVQAAAGEFLRSRRGDRIGLVLFGETAHLYTPLSLDTPTAADMLREAEVGLAGEKTAIGDALAVATEHLLDASQADERVIVLLTDGENNAGQLTPEQAAQLAADAGIRIHTIGLSGDQPRGRGLFGRLLGSGLDREQLQRLATIGGGISLVAQGGDSLAEVYAQLNRIEPQAIAEEYRLPPREFFWWPLVAALLFAVLQLLREVHRG
- a CDS encoding MoxR family ATPase, which gives rise to MSVRNAFQTLDNHLQSHILGQANLVQRLLIALLADGHLLVEGAPGLAKTTAIKALASGLEADFHRLQFTPDLLPGDLIGTDVYRPDEGNFQFVRGPLFHNLLLADEINRAPAKVQSALLEAMAERQITVGQTTHQLPTPFFVMATQNPLEQEGTYPLPEAQMDRFLMKVRVDYPDAASERAILRLARNEAKHSVAAAPPQLSSAQIEQARQEILELHLADAVEDYIVELILSTRSPERYGADLGNYIAHGGSPRASIALERCARAHAWLHGRDHVAPDDVQAIAPDVLRHRLILHYEAEAEGLDSDAVIARLLQVVPVA
- the rplU gene encoding 50S ribosomal protein L21; this encodes MYAVIETGGKQYRVSPGDILKIERLPAEAGSSVTFDRVLMIGGDTPKIGSPVVEGGKVTAEVQEHGKGDKVTIIKFKRRQKYRRKQGHRQMYTQVRITDISA
- a CDS encoding VWA domain-containing protein, which codes for MMWPADVTLLRPAALWLLAATPALLWLLRTRRRRRQSSPWDAVIAPELRAAVLTQPTQSQRRGWLQALSLGLAWVCAVLALAGPSFGQTEVPTVPPSREAVIALGLSPSLRATDLSPDRLTRARLSLEEWLLAQDDQRVGMVSFASRAYRVSPLTEDMPTLRHLLQALSPDLMPGGGHNTLAGLRLAASMFSEGSGQRHILMVVDQGLRPGTRELARELAMQGIQTHVLSVGTTGGAPIPLANGRFATDGRGQLLMAAVDEQAHQELAQAGQGRWASISDWDSQRWADLGAGSQGQNQADPARESTIARDDGIWFLLPLSLWLAWRLSQNGLLIMFLTLGMSLAWRPQTALAADSDWWANPKRQAVQRWINDPESVPAEELPSSWAGRALLEQGRPEAAAQALSQGTSLSDRYNAALALARANQLESALEGFAQILEDHPEFEAAAHNYQVLQEVLKQREQDEQENEQDNSGQGSEQQSGDDGQPPEGQPPESAENQQQSGEGEDKAGEQNEQNSESAQNASSEDQNQASTEPPPNTQPEEQAERQDQGQSQAEQSEADDAAEPLASLTDPQANPEQADEAERQIRQWLNRVDSDPARLLRERFRRLDLRAPTAEKDPES